A part of Terriglobales bacterium genomic DNA contains:
- a CDS encoding GNAT family N-acetyltransferase encodes MSSRPVPRINIDAMGSGDWPDVSAIYLEGIATGNATFETLAPTWDEFDRAHLPFARLVARQGRTIAGWVALSRVSNRSCYAGVAEMSVYVASWARGKRVGTALMAAGIAEAESNGIWTLQGAIFAENQASLKLCESAGFRQVGYRERIGQSQGKWRDVILVERRSDTVGV; translated from the coding sequence ATGTCCTCACGACCAGTTCCGCGCATCAACATCGACGCCATGGGGTCGGGCGACTGGCCGGACGTGTCGGCCATCTACCTGGAAGGCATCGCCACCGGCAACGCCACCTTCGAGACCCTGGCGCCGACCTGGGACGAGTTCGACCGCGCCCATCTGCCCTTCGCCCGCCTGGTCGCCCGCCAGGGACGCACCATCGCCGGCTGGGTCGCGCTCAGCAGGGTCTCGAACCGCTCCTGCTACGCGGGCGTGGCCGAGATGAGCGTGTACGTGGCCAGTTGGGCGCGCGGCAAGCGCGTCGGGACCGCGCTCATGGCTGCCGGCATCGCGGAGGCCGAGAGCAACGGCATCTGGACCCTGCAGGGAGCCATCTTCGCCGAGAACCAGGCCAGCCTGAAGCTGTGCGAGTCGGCGGGATTCCGCCAAGTCGGATACCGCGAGCGCATCGGCCAGAGCCAAGGCAAGTGGCGCGACGTCATCCTGGTGGAGCGACGGAGCGACACGGTCGGCGTCTGA
- a CDS encoding thiazole synthase — MDFFVIAGKAFRSRLIVGTGKYKNGPETARAIEASGAEMVTVAVRRVNLDRSKESLLDFIDPKRYFLLPNTAGCYTADECIRAARLGREVGLSDWVKVEVIGDQATLYPDVTATVEATRVLVKEGFTVLPYTSDDIVVAKRLIDAGASAVMPLGAPIGSGMGIQNRANLQILRELISGVPLIVDAGVGTASDAAIAMELGYDGVLMNTGIAAAADPILMAEAMKNAVISGRQAYLAGRMPKKLYATASSPLEGVVR; from the coding sequence ATGGACTTTTTTGTCATTGCTGGGAAGGCGTTCCGGTCGCGGCTGATCGTCGGGACCGGGAAGTACAAGAACGGGCCGGAGACGGCGCGGGCCATCGAGGCCAGCGGGGCGGAGATGGTGACCGTCGCGGTGCGGCGGGTGAACCTGGACCGCAGCAAGGAATCGCTGCTGGACTTCATCGACCCCAAACGCTACTTTCTGCTGCCCAACACCGCCGGCTGCTACACCGCCGACGAGTGCATCCGCGCCGCGCGGCTGGGGCGCGAGGTCGGGCTGTCGGACTGGGTGAAGGTCGAGGTCATCGGCGACCAGGCCACGCTCTACCCGGACGTGACGGCGACGGTCGAGGCTACGCGGGTGCTGGTGAAAGAGGGCTTTACCGTGCTGCCCTACACCTCGGACGACATCGTGGTGGCCAAGCGGCTGATCGATGCCGGCGCCAGCGCGGTGATGCCGCTGGGCGCGCCCATCGGCAGCGGCATGGGCATCCAGAACCGGGCCAACCTGCAGATCCTGCGCGAGCTGATCTCGGGCGTGCCCCTGATCGTGGACGCGGGCGTGGGCACGGCGTCGGATGCGGCCATCGCCATGGAGCTGGGCTACGACGGGGTACTGATGAATACCGGCATCGCCGCCGCCGCCGACCCCATCCTGATGGCCGAGGCGATGAAGAATGCCGTAATCAGCGGCCGCCAGGCCTACCTCGCCGGACGCATGCCCAAGAAGCTCTACGCCACTGCCAGCTCGCCGCTGGAAGGAGTGGTGCGATGA